The segment atttcttagttcttgttaatacacgtgctgcagcattctgaatcagttggagaggtttaagcgatttacaagagcagcctgataacaaagaattacagtaatccagtctagaagtaacaaatgcatgaactagtttttctgcatcactttgagacaggaagttcctgatttttgatatattccgtagatgaaaaaaggcagtccttgaagtcttctttatatgagagttgaaggacatatcctggtcgaagagaactccaagatttctgacggtgctgttggataccagagcaattcgaaggcgctctgggcctatcatgataacttccgttttttccgagtttaacatcaggaagttgcaggtcatccaagttttgatgtctccaagacagtcctgaagtctaacaagttggttggtgtcttctggcttgatcgatagatacagttgagtatcgtctgcataacaatggaagtttatgcggtgttttctgataacgtcgcccaaaggaagcatgtacagggtaaatagaatcggtccaagcacagaaccttgtgggactccgtgaccaacattcgtggtcctcgatgattcaccgttcacaaacacaaactgggatcgatccgataaataagatttaaaccagctgagtgcagttcctttgatgccaatcaagtgttccagtctctgcagcaggatacggtgatcgatggtgtcaaatgcagcactgaggtccagcaatacaagaaaagagacaagtccttggtccgatgcaagtagaagatcatttgtaattttcaccagtgccgtttctgtgctgtgatgcattcgaaatcctgactggaaatcctcgaacaaagcattgttttgtagaaagtcacataattgattcgcgacagatttctccaggatcttagcgaggaagggaagattagagatgggtctgtagttagccaacacctctgaagctagagtaggtttcttcagaagaggtttaattacagctaccttgaaggactgtggtacatgtcctgtcaacaaagacagattcataatatccagtagggatgtgctaattaacggaaaaacttccttaagcagcttagttggaatcggatccaggagacaagtggaagagttggatttcaaaattgtagaagtcagttgatcaaggttgatggaagagaaaccatccaagtaggtatcagggcccacggctgcatccaaggatcctacatccgcggacgggttggctccggttgggggtagtagaccatcaattttctctttgatagtcagaatcttattattgaagaagttcataaagtcgttactactgaggtccacaggaatacacggctcgacagcgctgtgactctctgtcagtctggctacagtgctgaagagaaacctggagttgttttttttttttctcgattaatgatgagtaataggatgctcttgcgttacggagagccttcttatatgttttaacgctgtcttgccaagttagcctagatccttctgatttggtggaacgccataaccgctcaagtttccgcacagtttgctttaggttccgggtttgagagttataccaaggcgcgaacttccttcttgttgccattcttcttttgaggggagacAAGTGAAACCGTTTCTTTGCCACTTTCCCTTTCAGTAGCAGAGTTTGTAAAATGAATTCACCACTGTGACATGCACATTTGGATGAGGTGAGAAAACTGCATAAGTATTAAAATTTCAGCATATTTTACAAATTCCTCACTAGACATGATCAcaccacattcatttttttctccatttgactTGAAATATATAGCGGTAGCCCAAAAACTATTGCATAACAAAGAAAACTGTTACCGAGCTTCTGGAAGCAGTGAGATGTCAGAATCTTTAAAGAAGTCACAGAGTATAACATCAAAATGACAGTGCCGCCGAGCCAAGCAGTTCCCTGTCTTTTCCCTTGCTGCTGGTACTCACTCgtttttctcctcttccagACTAAAAGCTGCATCTCATGAGGCTGAGGCAGTTCGCAGAGATCAAGCTgtgtgggaaagaaaggtggggGAACTCCAGTCACATTGTACCACTCTGGAAGAGGAGAAGTATGAGGCCCTGGCCAAAGTCCGAGAGAGTGTTCAGGTGGCTGAAGAGGCTGCATTGCAGAAGGACCAGGTGACTGCCGTCACTCTCTGTCGCTTCCTTCCAGTCTCTAACCCTTGCctgtaatatatacatatatatatatatatatttttttttcccagaacaAGCCTTACTCTCAATCtgaagctgtgaagctctgcGTGCACTTTAGAACTTTGCACACTGAAATGTATGCTGCGCCTGTCTTCATCCTCTCCCTTCAGGCCCTGTTAAGAGAGAAGCAGAAGACAGAGGAGCTCGAGAAGACAAAGGAGGCCATCAAACAGTTGATCCAGGATGCCGCAGTCCGCACTAGAAAAGAGGTGCGGGCTTACTGAATGTCTGTGCGACCTGTTTGGCTTCTTTAGACGTTTAAATAGTAACTCTGGGAAATAATGTCAGCCCTGTGCAATAGGCTTGTTCTCCAAAAGTTTCTAAATTCAATTTGCCGGggtaaaatgtgcttttaacaCCAAATGCATTGCAGCAGAATTAAAAGCAGATGATAATGTCGAGAGATTTGGTGCCAACTCCAGTCTAAAATTATCAAAGAATATCTGTAAAAACTTACAATTTCTGATTCATGATTACTCCAACACGGAGCCACAACCTTTAACTTCACTGATGTACGAAGCCAAAAGCAAAGCGCTGCTCTTTTCCTCTGCCCAACCTCGGTCGGGGACATGGTGATTAATGCTCAGTTAATGGGTCTTCTTCGTCGAGCCCATAAACTGTTTAATCCTGTTAATGAAGCCTAGTATGACTGCAGCTCTGGCTGTCATCTTAGTCCCTGGCTGGCCTTCAACAAATGATGCTATTTAAGAGAGTCActgatgatgtgtttgactttctCTAAATTAGGGCCACTTTCGTTGAATTTGCCTTTTTTAACTTCCAGGACGTATTCTTTTGGAGTTAGAGGTTGAGGTTAAATATTGCAGTAAAAGTGAGGCACGTTTTTATCGTTAATCTTCCATTCCCCTCATCTTCACTTGACACAAGTATGTAACATTGGGAAGGAATCCTAAAACTTCTTAGGTTTGTAGTGTCACATCAAACTTACCTTTTTAAGCAACTAAGCATGAGGGTCTGAATTTCCCCAAGTAAAAGTGAATCAAGACTTATCCATTAACCCAGCTTGTTTGGAACATTGTCACCCAAAAATGAACGCTATGTACTAGGTTCTGTCCTTAACTTTTGCTAAAGAATTTTGCCTTCCCATGCAATTCAACATTAGTATCTTGTGCCCACACAAAAACGCTTGTGTAtgcgggagggagggacacaTGCAGCAGATGGATTTATGGTTAATATAATGTGCCAAAAAATACAACATGGAAACCATTccaaggaaaaggaaaagaaatatgGATGACTGTGTCAAACACTTtctttgcagatgttttgttatgaattaaatgtgttgtacaaaagTCTAGTACCTGTCAAGGATACACACAGAATTGATGTCGGTTTGTCATCTTTAAGCGAGCAGGTTTCTTATATAAATATGGAGAGGGTCATTTTTACAGAGCCAGCTTTTTGTGAACTGGATAAGGCCTTTTGAAGGTTCATCTTTTTGCTCCGGTCACAGTAGATGTCCTTCCTGCTTGGCACACAAGCCCCAGTTGGTTGCAATCTGCCACTTGTCATACACTCTACAGCCCCAGATCTTTAGCATTAAAGGTAAAAGTTCTTGGTTGACACAATGGAAAacccaaaaatatatatcagcATAAGTGAATCCTCACAGACTGAGTGTAATTGATTGGTCCTTTTTGAggtcattttaattattacccAAACAGTGTTTTGACTTAACTTAAACAGCTAACTCCACAACTTTTCTCcttggccttttttcatctgttAAAAGTTCCTGTCTGACGTATAAAATTGCAAAGTGATCGCGCTGCCCAGATCCCAGCAGTCATTTTCCATTTTGGAACCGCATTACTTTGTATTCAACAGGTGGATAATGTGCGTAAGCAGTGCAACTCTCAAATTAACCGTATGGCCGAAGAGCTGTCTGCGCTGCAGCTGGTAAGGACCTGGCCTGTTAAGGATACATTCATTTCAACCTTACATGAAATCCTTTTGGCAATCTCCACCTGGCTCCTCAGGTGTTTTGCTCATCCTCACCCTCCACTTCTCTCTAGGAGTGTGCAGATAAAGAGTCTCAGATTGAAAAGTCCCTGCGGGAGAGAAAAGCtgtagaggaggagctggagaaggtaTCTATTAAAGTATCAGTGAAACTACAAGCAAGAAGCTGCTGAACTAAACTCGTGATTTCTGATAGTGTTTGATTGTTCTGATGGTAAAAATCATTTTGGTTTTAGGTTTATAAGGACGGCAGAGCCGAGCCAGAGTTCAGGAGGATGGATGCCCTTCACCAAAGGTGTCTGGATGCAGAGAGGATAAAGGAAGACATAAGCCTCACTCTGCAAAGCACACAGAACAAACTGAAAAAGATAGAGATGGAGTAAGTGTAGCTTAGGATTGTATTTGTTCTTCACTAGTTCAACCTAAGCAAATTCTTGTCAGGAAGTTAAGCACTCCACCGTTACTCCATTCCTTCCCTCAtcctcacaacacacacaacagcagggGTAGGTGCCCACGTCGCTGCCAAAAGACATGgatatatctctctctctctctctctctctctctctctcttcctacTTTGTTGATCCATCTGTGCTGGTGTCACAGCTACAGTGAGGAGTTGCTCCGGTGCCAGGAGGAAGTGCGGCGGCTGCAGGGCTCTCTGGCTGCAGCCCGGGACGACTGCGTCGGTGTCAGCGAGGAGCGGCTCCAGCTGCAACGGGAGAACATGCAGCTCCACAAGGAGATGGATGAGATGCGCAAGGCTCTGCTGCTGGTCCAAAGGAAGGCCAAACAACAGGTAACCTCAGGATCGATGGAAGAGAAACGGAGCAAGAGGGGCTTTCCCCCGGATATGCAAGGAAAGGGTTCCTTTTgatttgtgtaaataaataaataaaggggaaGGAAGTGACTCTCCAAGGCACTGGTGTGCTGGCCCATTAGAATCATTAACAGGAAGGATGGAAGAAATGGGTTAATGGAAAGAACATAAGGGGATCAGAGGATGGAAATCAGGCTAAAGGGGAATAACAGTTACTATTGCCCTTTAATAAAGAGAGGACTTAAAAAGTTCTATATTGCATTCTTCAGGCACTCAAACGTAGTGGAGCGGAAAAACAGCCACTTGCACCAGACACCTACTGCACTGTAATCAACCACTTCAATAAGGGTATGAAGTTATTAATGCATCTACACGAGTCTGTATTTAAAAGCATGGTACTCACAAGGACTCTTTATCATTTTGCCACACGGTCTGTAAATACTACACAGAACGGAAGGTTTGTACAAAGGGTCATTTCAGTTATTATTGTGGCTTTTAGAGAGCAAGAACAAGTTTCATGTTCAGTTCAGATCCcttgcaaaaataataaagtgtgaATCAGTTCATTGCTTTGCTCCCCGTGCTGCTGGTCTGTCTCACCCAGCTGTGGGTGTGCTGACCACCATCTATGGCAGGTTACACATTGGATTAGTACTTCACGCAACTACACTTCAAAACACCTGCTCTATCGCTTTAAGAAGAGTGGGAGAAAATATGTATCTTTGATCAGCCAATCACCCATTTaggttaacacagacaaaaaatatataactcaAAGAAGGTGATACGTTGAGTTTCAAAGTTGTCAGActgataatgtaataatattatGTCCTGGTACATAATAGGAGATAATATTATGCAATGGTTGCaccttaattcattttaattagatTCAACAAGATTGTTGAAGATGTTCTTCATCTACCAAAATTATTTTGGACCAGCGAGATGACCTTAAACACCCaacctccctctgctggtgtcCCTCTAGCTCCTACAGATGGAGCAGGAGTACGACCTTAAGGAGCAGGGACTTGATGCACGCgtgcaggagctggaggaaagCAGTCAAAACTCCAGGGCTGATCTGACGCGCCTTCTTCAAGCACAGCAAAAAAGTACCCAGCGCTGGAAAGAAGAGGCCAAGAACCTTGTATCTGCCTATGAGACTAAAATCACCGGCCTCAAGTAAGAACTTGCAAAGATTGTTTTAACATTATCAAAatatggagagaaaaagagaaatgggCTTGAGGCTTAATAAAACATGTCAGTGTGATATGTTTTCCGTTTGCAGATACATTTCAAGGATTGTGGTGCACAAAAACCACTGGCTGGCTGAGCAATAGATTTCTATTCCAATAAAACCCTGCATAATGATAACCAGTAGAATGGAAACTAGAGGATAGAGCTCTGACAGAAGATGGCACCAAAACTGTTATGAGTCCCAATATGTTTAAATGTACAAGAATATTCACTACAAAAAGTGCAATTCAATACATTCTTCTGCTACTTCCTAAGaatcattttttattgtatCAGTTCTATCACTTAGACTGGATAAAAGACAAAGCAACAGCTGAAGTGAAGCACCAAAGATCACAGTTAAAAAGGAATTGACTTACCACTTGTTTTGCCTTCAGCAACAGCTATCTCCCACTGAGATGTGATGGAAAGAGGTGAACATTGAaacgtgaagaaaaaaaagtgctttttaaaaagcatttatgtatttttcacttttgatgaAATAGTTTATCTCTTTATGTCTATTTCAGAGGAGAGCTGAATCGGCAGAAGCAGTGTTCCCACAAGCTGGAAATGCAGCTTGAAACTTACCACAATACGGTTGCTGAGGTTTGTGTAACccacgcatgcacacaaacaagcatGCAGCGAGACTTTCAGTCAGATGTGAGGTGTGAAAGGGAGATAAAATGATGAGTCATTCGGATGGATAATTCTGgtcttgtaaaaataaatgttggatGTTTGTCCTGCAATGTAGGACAACAATCTTTTACATTTGGAACAGTGTGCCCGGAAAAGTAGCTCCACGAACAGGAGGCACTTTACTAGAAGGTTACAGCATCAGAAGTACCGAGCAGCATCAAGCGGTGTCACAAAGACACTAGGgcagttatttaaaaagaatgCAGTCCATCCAGAATATTGCCTTGTCATACAGTTACTtcagaaatatgaaaaaacacatttcggTTGTAATAATGGTAGAGGGTCTTGTCCTCAGTCCTGGATTTAGGGACAGTACATCAAACAGAAATAAGTCTGATTATTTCTGCCTAAATAACTATCTACTAACAGCCTAACAAAAAGCACTATGGTAATGAATCTCACTTCAATGCACAAACAGTTAATTAGGGCCATGGGTGTATTTGTTTATCTTTTAGATATATTTATGGTTTGACAGTAATtcattgtggtgtgtgtgcgtttgtgtgtgcgtgtgtgtgtgtgtgtgtgtgtgtcagtatgaGAGGCAGGTAGAAGAGCATCAGGAGAAGGCGAGTCGTCTTCAAAAACGACTTACACAAGCTGAACAAAAGGCGACTACTGCTACACAACAGGTATGAGATACTCTCAACTCTTACATGGATATGTGTATTTTACCTAATTTAAAACTGACTCAACTCATTAATTAATTGTactgttgtgtttgttctttCATCCTAACAGCTGACTATGTTAGCGCCCCAGCGAAGAAGAGCAGCATTGGTGGACCCAGAGACTTTATAACAGCGACTGTTGCTATGGTGGAATGAATATGTAGCTCAGTGTGTTTagagcttgtttttttaaatacgaTATCACAAGGTTTGCCAAATACATAAGACAACAATGGGGGTTGTCTGTGATGTGGTTCTTAGATGGCAATTTTCATGCACTAATGTGTCAACTTTAGTGATTTATATTTGCATTTGTAACAAACTGCtacaactacaaaataaataaatatccctGTTGGTTTTTGCAGAAATATCTGCTGAATGTAAATCCTATGCCTTCGGTTTTAAACATATGTGCGCTTGTCAAACGGCCGAGATGTATTGCATGCCGGGAGAGGATTGTGTTGTTAGGATACCCTAAACGAGTCAGCAAATCCTATTAACGTTTGCTACTAGCGTTAACGTCATAAATAGTTGTATGAAGGTAAGTCACATTGGCGTGCGCTTAAAAGCCATAGCGAAACATTTCATCAGCGCCGAAAACGTAATACGGTAggcatgtttttatattataGGGATGTTTGCAAGTCGAAAATAACGTTAACTGAAACTTAAGTTAAACGTTAAGTGTTATACGCTACGTTAGTTAAGTAAAAACCTGACTTTGCAGAAATTAatcttttttcatatttaattagTAATTTTAGGGAAATAATCAACAATTAGGCGGTTAAGTTAACGAATGTTAGCTAACGGCTGTCCAAGCTAACGGCTGTCCAGTTTTCCAATGGTAAACTTACGTCATTAACGTTACGTACGTTCAATTTAATTTGTGTTATTAAATGGGTCTGTTCGTTCAATAGTTGAGGAATACGTTAAGATATGTTACTTAAATCTTCCATTTTCTCCCAATGAACGAAGCGTTAGTCTGTCCGTTAAGAGGTACAGACTCAACGGCCTTAGTTTTCAACTGACCGGTCCACTGTTTCTGTCGTAGAGAGCACTATTCACCGACAGGTTACTAACGTTACAGAAATTAGGGAAATTAGTTAATACTTGATACGGTAggcatgtttttaattttttgggaTGTTTGAAAACTTTATCATTAACAGCAATTTAAGTAATACAATAGCAACTCTGCTCACATCTAGCAGAGTTGCTAGTTAGCGTTAACACCCATATTTTTAACGACACACAGTCTGTAGTTCTATATttatgacgttttaagaaaaatattaaatgtgTTGAAATCATGTATTTGCGTAAACCAAATTTCGTCGACCAgttaattcattattatgataatcttaatgataatatcgtctctctttcaaccttatcTTACAATATGACACATTATCAAGAAATGTACgtttttctagcacgttgatgtttcacacactttttggccggttgaaaagccattgaaatgaggtcttagacgttcagacctcatttcaacccgatttcaaacgtatttcaacgttgaaattacGTCTTGTACTCACTGGGTCCTCGCCTTTAGTTCCCAACTTCTCCGCCTCCGAGCTGGTGAGGATACAGTAGCTAAGCCATGGCGTGGGACCGTGCAGCTCCGAAGGCCCCTCCACCGGGCTCCAGTGAAGGACAGGGCTCCCGTAAGGGACAGGGCTCCAGTGGGGGACAGGGCTCCAGTAAAGGACAGGGCTCCAGTGAGGGACAGGGCTCCAGTAAAGGACAGGGCTCCAGTGAGGGACTGGGCTCCCGTGAGGGACTGGGCTCCCGTGAAGGACAGGGCTCCAGTGAGGGACAGGGCTCCAGTAAAGGACAGGGCTCCAGTGAGGGACAGGGCTCCAGTGAGGGACTGGGCTCCAGTGAGGGACAGGGCTCCAGTGAGGGACTGGGCTCCCGTGAGGGACTGGGCTCCCGTGAAGGACAGGGCTCCAGTGAGGGACTGGGCTCCCGTGAGGGACTGGGCTCCCGTGAAGGACAGGGCTCCCGTGAAGGACAGGGCTCCCGTGAAGGACAGGGCTCCCGTGAAGAACAGGGCTCCAGAGGTAGGCCCACCCTCCGCTTTAAGATTTCTCTAAACGTTTTCTCAGTCGCATAAGTGTTCTATTGTTTAACCATCTTGTCTCGGGTGAAAGAACAAACCAATTGGGGGCTGCAGCAATGGCACTTCCTAAAACAAGCTCAGTGTGTCGCTGTTTGGGAAAAGTCACacgtaaatacagtatatatatacatacgttACATATATGCATAGATGTGACCAAACTTTTGACTATTATATTTTACTCCACTGCCTGAACGTCTTTAAGTAACAGCTGACGTTatcttaaaatgatttattttaatcaaaatgattCAACCAATTACAACTACCATCAGTCATACTTGCAAGGATCTTAATATGCTGTCACATTAAACTTTGAAAACTGGCAAACTCTACCACACGGTGCCCCCCTCAACAGGTGATGGTATCTGAGCTTGCTACGGGAAGAGAGTTAGTTATCGTATTCATTCTCTGTGGTTAACTTAAATTGCAATTGACAAACTGTCCCAGAACGGCTGCGGTTTCCTGAACAACCGAGCTCCGACGACAACTTACCAAGAACCCCACTCGTTCAAGAGACACAGGTGAGTCTTGGCAAAATATGCTTAGCTCCTCCTTTGCCCAATAAAAAAGTAGTTATGCTACAATATGTCAATGTGAGACTTTTGGAGATTTTGCTGTATTCGCTTTATCTAGGCTGTGCTGAAAAGACGTATAAAAGCGAAACCAGCCAGCATCCGTCAATTAAAAGATCGTGAGCGGATGCTTTTTCCGGGCTGGGACACTCAGTTGCCTTCATCTTGTCAAACAAAGCAGCCACCCGTGAGGCGTGGAAAATTGCCTGttcacctccctcctctggtcAGTGATGGACATGTTTCACATGAGAATAATTATTGCTTGAAAAATGTCCATTCTATGGACTTTATCAGAATATTGCCATGTCATACAGTTACTtcagaaatatataaaataacaaatttCAGTTGTAATAATGGCAGAGACGGGTTGTGGGTCTTGTCCTCAGTCCTGGGTTCAGGGAAAGTACATCAAACAGAAATAAGTCTGATTATTTCTGCCTAAATAACTGTCTACTAACAGCCTAACAAAAAGCACTCTATGGTAATGAATGGTGATAATCTCACTTTAATGCACAAAAAACAGTTAATTAGGGCCGTGGGGGTATTTGTTTATCTTTTTGATATATTTATGGTTCGACAGTGATTcattgtggtgtgtgtgagtgtgtttttatttttaaaatatgcttAGCTCCTCCTTTGCCCAATCAAAAACTGGTTATGCTACAATATGTCAATGTGAGACTTTTGGAGATTTTACTGTTTCGCTTTATCTAGGCTGTGCTGAAAAGACGTGTAAAAGAGAaacatcccagcatgcatcactTAAAAGACGGcgagcagattttttttctagGCTTGGACACTCCGTTGCCTTCATCTGATCAAACAAAGCAGCCACCCGTGAGGCGTGGAAAATTGACTGATTACCTCCCTCCTCTGGTCAGTGACGGACATGTTTCACAAGAGAATAATTATAGCTTGAAAAATGTCCATCCTATGGACTTTATCAGAATATTACCTTGTCATACAGTTACttcagaaatataaaataacacatttcagTTGTAATAATGGCAGAGACGCGCTGTAGGTCTTGTGCCGAGTCCTGGGTTCAGGGATAGTACATCAAACAGAAATAAGTCTGATTATTTCTGCCTAAATAACTGTCTACTAACAGCCTAACAAAAAGCACTCTATGGTAATGAATGGTGATAATCTCATGtcactgcagaaaaaaacatttaattcggGCCGTGGGGGTATTTGTTTATCTTTTAGATATATTTATGGTTCGACAGTGATTCATTGtggtgtgtatgtttttttgcagtttgcGATGCGGCTAATAAAGAATCAGGAGAAGGCGAGTCGTCTTCTGAAACGACTTACAGGAGCTGAACAAAGGGCGACTACTGCTACACAACCGAGCTCAACCGACCACTTACCAAGAACCCCACTTGTTCAAGAGACACAGGTGAGTTTTGGTAAAATATGCTTAGCTCCTCCTTTGCCCAATCAAAAAGTAGTTATGCTACAATATGTCAATGTGAGACTTTTGGAGATTTTGCTGTTTCGCTTTATCTAGGCTGTGCTGAAAAGACGTGTAAAAGGGAAACAACCCAGCATGCATCACTTAAAAGACGATGAGCAGATGTTTTTTCCAGGCTGGGACACTCCGTTGCCTTCATCTTATCAAACAAAGCAGCCACCCGTGAGGCGTGGAAAATTGCCTGTTCACCACCCTCCTCTGAAATACAGTACCAAGGTCAGTGACGGACATGTTTCACAAGAGAATAATTATTGCTTGAAAAATGTCCAT is part of the Pungitius pungitius chromosome 9, fPunPun2.1, whole genome shotgun sequence genome and harbors:
- the sclt1 gene encoding sodium channel and clathrin linker 1 isoform X1; its protein translation is MEAEVEFLRDQVHRLNAVLSQYQYGHRTQSTPSAPEEARREEFPSPWISDRSIMAPLIVEYDQHMGEMTEQLQRYQGLMSDVKVKLERVVEENERLHAELRESVEKQLHALPAASGAEGGTMDEETAIRNLQEQVQLFDQERLQAMELWQTTAQELDLLQQTYQKNISDGQIHDTQRQQLKDQLVQFQQHAHKLQVANQKLESTNQQFLKTLTEQSTEMEVLQGQLRQAKAELRTSTARVEEMTNLLQNVQGQMQRRAEDVVDARGREEAADRRLQQLQAALSQQEARLKAASHEAEAVRRDQAVWERKVGELQSHCTTLEEEKYEALAKVRESVQVAEEAALQKDQALLREKQKTEELEKTKEAIKQLIQDAAVRTRKEVDNVRKQCNSQINRMAEELSALQLECADKESQIEKSLRERKAVEEELEKVYKDGRAEPEFRRMDALHQRCLDAERIKEDISLTLQSTQNKLKKIEMDYSEELLRCQEEVRRLQGSLAAARDDCVGVSEERLQLQRENMQLHKEMDEMRKALLLVQRKAKQQLLQMEQEYDLKEQGLDARVQELEESSQNSRADLTRLLQAQQKSTQRWKEEAKNLVSAYETKITGLKGELNRQKQCSHKLEMQLETYHNTVAEYERQVEEHQEKASRLQKRLTQAEQKATTATQQLTMLAPQRRRAALVDPETL
- the sclt1 gene encoding sodium channel and clathrin linker 1 isoform X2; the encoded protein is MEAEVEFLRDQVHRLNAVLSQYQYGHRTQSTPSAPEEARREEFPSPWISDRSIMAPLIVEYDQHMGEMTEQLQRYQGLMSDVKVKLERVVEENERLHAELRESVEKQLHALPAASGAEGGTMDEETAIRNLQEQVQLFDQERLQAMELWQTTAQELDLLQQTYQKNISDGQIHDTQRQQLKDQLVQFQQHAHKLQVANQKLESTNQQFLKTLTEQSTEMEVLQGQLRQAKAELRTSTARVEEMTNLLQNVQGQMQRRAEDVVDARGREEAADRRLQQLQAALSQQEARLKAASHEAEAVRRDQAVWERKVGELQSHCTTLEEEKYEALAKVRESVQVAEEAALQKDQNKPYSQSEAVKLCVHFRTLHTEMYAAPVFILSLQALLREKQKTEELEKTKEAIKQLIQDAAVRTRKEVDNVRKQCNSQINRMAEELSALQLECADKESQIEKSLRERKAVEEELEKVYKDGRAEPEFRRMDALHQRCLDAERIKEDISLTLQSTQNKLKKIEMDYSEELLRCQEEVRRLQGSLAAARDDCVGVSEERLQLQRENMQLHKEMDEMRKALLLVQRKAKQQYERQVEEHQEKASRLQKRLTQAEQKATTATQQLTMLAPQRRRAALVDPETL